A single genomic interval of Streptomyces showdoensis harbors:
- a CDS encoding electron transfer flavoprotein subunit beta/FixA family protein, with translation MTLKIAVCVKYVPDATGDRGFADDLTVDRDDVDGLLSELDEYAVEQALRISEEADDAEVTVVTVGPDDAKDALRKALSMGADKAVHVNDEDIHGSDVIGTSAILAKALEKTGFDLIVCGMASTDGTMGVLPALLAERLNLPQATLLSEVSVEDGTVKGRRDGDAASEQLEAPLPAVVSVTDQSGEARYPSFKGIMAAKKKPVEELDLDDLGIDADEVGLAGSWTLVESADARPARTQGTIVTDEGEGGKQLAAFLSAQKFI, from the coding sequence GTGACCCTGAAGATCGCTGTCTGTGTGAAGTACGTTCCCGACGCCACCGGCGACCGCGGTTTCGCCGACGACCTGACCGTCGACCGCGACGACGTCGACGGGCTGCTCTCGGAGCTCGACGAGTACGCGGTCGAGCAGGCGCTGCGGATCTCGGAGGAGGCCGACGACGCCGAGGTGACCGTCGTGACGGTCGGCCCCGACGACGCCAAGGACGCGCTGCGCAAGGCGCTGTCGATGGGCGCGGACAAGGCCGTGCACGTCAACGACGAGGACATCCACGGCTCGGACGTCATCGGCACCTCCGCGATCCTCGCGAAGGCCCTGGAGAAGACCGGCTTCGACCTGATCGTCTGCGGCATGGCGTCCACGGACGGCACCATGGGCGTGCTGCCGGCGCTGCTCGCCGAGCGGCTGAACCTGCCGCAGGCGACCCTGCTGTCCGAGGTGTCGGTCGAGGACGGCACCGTGAAGGGCCGCCGCGACGGCGACGCCGCCAGCGAGCAGCTGGAGGCCCCGCTGCCGGCCGTCGTCTCGGTCACCGACCAGTCGGGCGAGGCCCGCTACCCCTCCTTCAAGGGGATCATGGCCGCCAAGAAGAAGCCGGTCGAGGAGCTGGACCTGGACGACCTCGGCATCGACGCCGACGAGGTCGGCCTCGCGGGCTCCTGGACCCTGGTCGAGTCGGCGGACGCCCGCCCGGCCCGTACGCAGGGCACGATCGTCACGGACGAGGGCGAGGGCGGCAAGCAGCTCGCCGCGTTCCTCTCCGCCCAGAAGTTCATCTGA
- a CDS encoding acyl-CoA dehydrogenase family protein, producing the protein MAKDFDLYRPSEEHDMLRETVRALAEAKIAPFAAAVDEEGRFPQEALDALVAADLHAVHVPESYGGAGADALATVIVIEEVARACGSSSLIPAVNKLGSLPVMLSGSEELKARYLGPLAKGDAMFSYALSEPDAGSDAAGMKTRAVRDGDFWVLNGVKRWITNAGVSEYYTVMAVTDPDKRSKGISAFVVEKSDEGVSFGAPEKKLGIKGSPTREVYLDNVRIPADRMIGDEGTGFATAMKTLDHTRITIAAQAIGIAQGALDYAKGYVKERKQFGKPIADFQGIQFMLADMAMKLEAARQLTYAAAAKSERLDGDLTFFGAAAKCFASDVAMEVTTDAVQLLGGYGYTRDYPVERMMRDAKITQIYEGTNQVQRIVMARNLP; encoded by the coding sequence ATGGCCAAGGACTTCGACCTGTATCGCCCGTCGGAGGAGCACGACATGCTCCGTGAGACGGTCCGTGCGCTGGCGGAGGCGAAGATCGCGCCGTTCGCCGCGGCGGTGGACGAGGAGGGCCGGTTCCCCCAGGAGGCCCTGGACGCGCTGGTCGCGGCCGACCTGCACGCCGTCCACGTCCCCGAGAGCTACGGCGGCGCCGGCGCCGACGCGCTGGCCACCGTGATCGTGATCGAGGAGGTCGCCCGCGCCTGCGGCTCCTCCTCCCTGATCCCCGCGGTCAACAAGCTGGGCTCGCTCCCGGTCATGCTCTCCGGCTCCGAGGAGCTCAAGGCCAGGTACCTCGGCCCGCTCGCCAAGGGCGACGCGATGTTCTCCTACGCCCTGTCCGAGCCCGACGCCGGCTCCGACGCCGCCGGCATGAAGACCCGCGCCGTCCGCGACGGCGACTTCTGGGTCCTCAACGGCGTCAAGCGCTGGATCACCAACGCCGGCGTCTCCGAGTACTACACCGTCATGGCCGTCACCGACCCCGACAAGCGCTCCAAGGGCATCAGCGCCTTCGTCGTCGAGAAGTCCGACGAAGGCGTCTCCTTCGGCGCCCCCGAGAAGAAGCTCGGCATCAAGGGCTCCCCCACCCGCGAGGTCTACCTCGACAACGTCCGCATCCCCGCCGACCGCATGATCGGCGACGAGGGCACCGGCTTCGCCACCGCCATGAAGACCCTCGACCACACCCGCATCACCATCGCCGCCCAGGCCATCGGCATCGCCCAGGGCGCCCTCGACTACGCCAAGGGCTACGTCAAGGAACGCAAGCAGTTCGGCAAGCCCATCGCCGACTTCCAGGGCATCCAGTTCATGCTCGCCGACATGGCCATGAAGCTCGAAGCCGCCCGCCAGCTCACCTACGCCGCCGCCGCCAAGTCCGAACGGCTCGACGGCGACCTCACCTTCTTCGGCGCCGCCGCCAAGTGCTTCGCCTCCGACGTCGCCATGGAGGTCACCACCGACGCCGTCCAGCTCCTCGGCGGCTACGGCTACACCCGCGACTACCCCGTCGAACGCATGATGCGCGACGCCAAGATCACCCAGATCTACGAAGGCACCAACCAGGTCCAGCGCATCGTCATGGCCCGCAACCTCCCGTAA
- a CDS encoding Zn-ribbon domain-containing OB-fold protein, with amino-acid sequence MFHTGSTGLRSGTAVLVEESAAEPELHFQRCRWCHTTTFQRLLCPTCGSTDLAPELSAGEGVISVRRGFTAAEADLWPVHMAEGFVVRCRVDGPPHAVRPGVRVRLAPGTLGAGRRPVVRLCEEVALDGWF; translated from the coding sequence GTGTTCCACACCGGATCCACGGGTCTGCGCAGCGGGACCGCCGTCCTCGTCGAGGAATCGGCCGCCGAGCCCGAGCTCCACTTCCAGCGCTGCCGCTGGTGCCACACCACCACCTTCCAGCGCCTGCTCTGCCCGACCTGCGGGTCGACCGACCTCGCCCCCGAACTCAGCGCGGGGGAAGGCGTGATATCGGTGCGGCGCGGCTTCACCGCCGCCGAGGCCGACCTCTGGCCGGTACACATGGCCGAGGGCTTCGTGGTGCGCTGCCGGGTCGACGGACCGCCGCACGCCGTGCGCCCCGGAGTCCGGGTCAGGCTCGCCCCCGGAACCCTCGGCGCGGGACGCAGGCCGGTCGTCCGGCTCTGCGAGGAGGTCGCGCTGGACGGCTGGTTCTGA
- a CDS encoding electron transfer flavoprotein subunit alpha/FixB family protein, which translates to MAEILVLVDHADGAVRKPALELLTLARRIGEPSAVVLGAGEAAASLAAKAAEYGAATVYVADGPEFDEQLVVPKVDALTQIAKDKGVAAVLVTSSGEGKEVAARVALRLGSGLITDAVELEAGANGPVATQSVFAASYQVKSAVSHGVPVITVKPNSAAPETAPAAGAVENVSVAFTGNAARVVSRTPRVSTGRPELTESAIVVSGGRGVGAAEGFAVVEKLADSLGAAVGASRAAVDAGWYPHSNQVGQTGKQVSPQLYVAAGISGAIQHRAGMQTSKTIVAVNKDAEAPIFDLVDYGVVGDLFEVLPQLTDEIGAR; encoded by the coding sequence ATGGCTGAGATCCTGGTTCTCGTGGACCACGCCGACGGTGCGGTCCGCAAGCCGGCCCTCGAACTGCTGACCCTGGCCCGCCGGATCGGCGAGCCCTCGGCGGTCGTCCTCGGCGCCGGGGAGGCCGCGGCCTCCCTCGCCGCCAAGGCCGCCGAGTACGGCGCGGCCACCGTGTACGTCGCCGACGGCCCCGAGTTCGACGAGCAGCTCGTCGTGCCGAAGGTCGACGCGCTCACCCAGATCGCGAAGGACAAGGGCGTCGCCGCCGTCCTCGTGACCTCCTCCGGCGAGGGCAAGGAGGTCGCGGCGCGCGTGGCGCTGCGCCTGGGCTCGGGCCTGATCACCGACGCGGTGGAGCTGGAGGCCGGCGCGAACGGCCCGGTCGCCACCCAGTCGGTCTTCGCCGCCTCGTACCAGGTGAAGTCGGCCGTCTCGCACGGCGTTCCGGTCATCACCGTCAAGCCGAACTCCGCCGCCCCGGAGACCGCTCCGGCCGCGGGCGCGGTCGAGAACGTCTCCGTCGCCTTCACCGGCAACGCGGCCAGGGTCGTCTCGCGCACCCCGCGGGTCTCCACCGGCCGCCCGGAGCTGACCGAGTCGGCGATCGTGGTCTCCGGCGGCCGCGGCGTCGGCGCGGCCGAGGGCTTCGCGGTCGTGGAGAAGCTGGCGGACTCGCTCGGCGCGGCCGTCGGCGCCTCGCGCGCCGCGGTGGACGCGGGCTGGTACCCGCACTCCAACCAGGTGGGCCAGACCGGCAAGCAGGTCTCCCCGCAGTTGTACGTCGCGGCGGGCATCTCCGGTGCCATCCAGCACCGGGCCGGCATGCAGACCTCGAAGACGATCGTCGCGGTCAACAAGGACGCGGAGGCCCCGATCTTCGACCTGGTCGACTACGGCGTCGTCGGCGACCTGTTCGAGGTGCTGCCGCAGCTGACGGACGAGATCGGCGCGCGCTGA
- a CDS encoding HPP family protein — MTQTQNATPARTGSGAPPFPGAKATVLGTLVTVVSLLVLVALGEATGHLLMIAPLAATAMIICSTPALPPAQPRGVLLGQVGSGVLGLAAVALFGHSLWVAAVAAGLSVGLMLLLRAIHAPAAATAVLAVLQDPAPLRFLVLLTVGSVLLVLVGLIASKAGVIAKYPTYWW; from the coding sequence ATGACCCAGACCCAGAACGCGACCCCGGCCCGGACGGGCAGCGGCGCCCCGCCCTTCCCGGGCGCCAAGGCCACCGTCCTCGGCACCCTCGTCACCGTCGTCTCGCTGCTCGTCCTCGTGGCGCTCGGCGAGGCCACCGGCCACCTCCTGATGATCGCGCCGCTCGCCGCCACCGCGATGATCATCTGCAGCACGCCCGCCCTGCCGCCCGCCCAGCCCCGGGGCGTCCTCCTCGGCCAGGTCGGCTCCGGCGTCCTCGGCCTGGCCGCCGTCGCCCTCTTCGGCCACTCGCTGTGGGTCGCGGCCGTCGCCGCCGGCCTCAGCGTCGGCCTGATGCTGCTGCTGCGCGCCATCCACGCCCCGGCCGCCGCCACCGCCGTCCTCGCCGTCCTCCAGGACCCGGCGCCGCTGCGCTTCCTCGTCCTGCTCACGGTCGGCAGCGTCCTGCTCGTCCTCGTCGGCCTGATCGCCTCCAAGGCCGGCGTGATCGCCAAATACCCGACGTACTGGTGGTGA
- a CDS encoding vanadium-dependent haloperoxidase, with amino-acid sequence MSQRPVSTAPTTPAARAPLTRRRVLTASAAAAGAFALASGTSTAWAAAPVARFEAETRTGRRAPGAAAEPSVVVRWNQAAMDAILGRYQAAGNRFGPATVNARALAIIHNCIYDAWSCYDRVATGTRFGGSLRRPRAERTLDNKNEAVSYAAHLALLDLFPEYKVAIDSMLRSLGYDPALTDPRRNSPAWIGRRTAQAVLDYRHADGANQLGTPAYTDTTGYVPKNPPQTAGAFDPSIVVAPEHWSPLIVGGKTQRYLTPQFAVMKPFALSRPDQFTVAAPPAYPSVRMTAAIEELLDISANLTDEQKCIAEFWLNDDVTPPGAQQMWGRFVSARDGHDVDEDAKLFFGLNMAECDAAIGSWAVKAQYDFARPSTLIPYDRRGEQVRSWGGPGQGTVTMNGVDWQAYVAVPPFPATVSGHSTFSGAAAEFLRRFTGTDAFGDSYRFKAGASTVEPGLTPRTDTVLTWPTFSEAARQAGISRVYGGMHWSFDNEPGIEMGHRIGKVVHRQAQCYFTGTHR; translated from the coding sequence ATGTCTCAGCGACCCGTCTCCACCGCCCCGACCACCCCCGCGGCCCGCGCGCCGCTGACCCGGCGCCGGGTGCTCACCGCCTCCGCCGCCGCGGCCGGCGCCTTCGCGCTCGCCTCGGGGACCAGTACGGCCTGGGCGGCGGCCCCCGTCGCACGGTTCGAGGCGGAGACCCGCACCGGCCGCAGGGCCCCCGGAGCCGCCGCCGAGCCCAGCGTCGTGGTGCGCTGGAACCAGGCCGCCATGGACGCGATCCTCGGCCGCTACCAGGCCGCCGGAAACCGCTTCGGCCCCGCCACCGTCAACGCCCGCGCCCTCGCGATCATCCACAACTGCATCTACGACGCCTGGTCCTGTTACGACCGCGTCGCCACCGGCACCCGCTTCGGCGGCTCGCTGCGCCGCCCCCGCGCCGAGCGCACCCTCGACAACAAGAACGAGGCCGTCAGCTACGCCGCCCACCTGGCCCTCCTCGACCTCTTCCCCGAGTACAAGGTCGCCATCGACTCGATGCTGCGCAGCCTCGGCTACGACCCGGCGCTCACCGACCCGCGCCGCAACAGCCCCGCGTGGATCGGCCGCCGCACCGCCCAGGCCGTCCTCGACTACCGGCACGCCGACGGCGCCAACCAGCTCGGCACCCCCGCATACACCGACACCACCGGCTACGTCCCGAAGAACCCGCCGCAGACCGCCGGCGCCTTCGACCCGTCGATCGTCGTCGCGCCCGAGCACTGGAGCCCGCTGATCGTCGGCGGCAAGACGCAGCGCTACCTCACCCCGCAGTTCGCCGTCATGAAGCCCTTCGCGCTCAGCCGCCCCGACCAGTTCACGGTCGCCGCGCCGCCCGCGTACCCCTCGGTCCGGATGACCGCCGCGATCGAGGAGCTCCTCGACATCAGCGCGAACCTGACGGACGAGCAGAAGTGCATAGCCGAGTTCTGGCTGAACGACGACGTCACCCCGCCCGGTGCCCAGCAGATGTGGGGCCGCTTCGTCTCCGCCCGCGACGGCCACGACGTCGACGAGGACGCCAAGCTGTTCTTCGGCCTCAACATGGCCGAGTGCGACGCCGCCATCGGCTCCTGGGCGGTCAAGGCACAGTACGACTTCGCGCGCCCCTCCACCCTCATCCCGTACGACCGCCGGGGCGAGCAGGTCCGCTCCTGGGGCGGCCCCGGTCAGGGCACCGTCACCATGAACGGCGTCGACTGGCAGGCCTACGTGGCCGTGCCGCCGTTCCCGGCCACCGTCTCCGGGCACAGCACCTTCTCCGGCGCCGCCGCCGAGTTCCTGCGCCGCTTCACCGGCACCGACGCCTTCGGCGACTCCTACCGATTCAAGGCCGGCGCCTCCACCGTCGAGCCCGGACTGACCCCGCGCACCGACACCGTCCTCACCTGGCCCACCTTCAGCGAGGCCGCCCGGCAGGCCGGCATCTCCCGGGTGTACGGCGGCATGCACTGGAGCTTCGACAACGAGCCCGGCATCGAGATGGGCCACCGGATCGGCAAGGTCGTCCACCGCCAGGCCCAGTGCTACTTCACCGGCACGCACCGCTGA